One stretch of Kluyveromyces marxianus DMKU3-1042 DNA, complete genome, chromosome 8 DNA includes these proteins:
- the VAM3 gene encoding SNAP receptor VAM3, which yields MSFYQKNSNAREERNVESGESNTVPLLITLEQNIQLLKRKTHQVGTHKDSRALRDEVNNEIIPKIQKIIRTLSDSTSTESQDKFTRDFQALMKRYNEIKAEYETRAVQHLIPEEDHNSEQDHLESQYESMPIQDSIDRREQVSEETPLLLSAQQQEAMLNQDELDFHTIIQHERAQDISKIHSAVQEVNAIFKQLGTLVQEQGDQVDTIGENVVGLSHNVQNANKELNKANEYQKKKNRCGTIVLVAIIIITLITLIATLS from the coding sequence ATGTCGTTTTACCAGAAAAACTCTAATGCGAGAGAGGAGCGTAATGTTGAGAGTGGAGAAAGCAATACTGTTCCGTTATTGATTACCCTTGAACAGAATATTCAACTATTGAAGAGGAAAACACATCAAGTAGGCACACACAAGGATAGTAGGGCATTGCGAGATGAAGTTAATAACGAAataattccaaaaattcaaaagataaTTCGAACGCTATCGGATTCGACTTCTACTGAGTCCCAGGACAAGTTTACGCGTGATTTCCAGGCGTTAATGAAACGTTATAACGAAATAAAAGCGGAGTATGAGACTCGAGCTGTACAACACCTGATacctgaagaagatcataACTCCGAACAAGATCATCTTGAATCGCAGTATGAAAGTATGCCAATTCAAGATAGTATTGATAGAAGAGAACAGGTTTCTGAAGAGACACCCTTACTTTTGTCTGCGCAGCAACAGGAGGCCATGCTAAACCAGGATGAGTTGGACTTTCACACTATTATACAGCACGAGAGGGCTCAGGATATTTCGAAAATCCATTCTGCAGTCCAAGAAGTCAATGCTATCTTTAAACAGCTAGGGACTCTGGTGCAAGAACAAGGTGACCAAGTTGACACGATTGGTGAAAATGTGGTTGGATTGTCGCACAACGTTCAGAACGCCAACAAGGAACTAAATAAGGCAAACGAGtaccaaaagaaaaaaaatagatgCGGAACTATCGTACTAGTTGCTATCATAATTATAACGTTAATAACTTTAATCGCGACCCTTTCATAG
- the AVT4 gene encoding Avt4p, whose amino-acid sequence MANPVDNRNVGDSSGILIPAADKRRRQSMMLLSESAKSRRSMASRSKSVAVGGSPPLGKSTDSRTFIDVGSPSFKLPNVEKEAEIIHSLKQNYLRDNFTKSNSFSQLSKKSHSSVTGESDIPSETEVSIPEHDTNLNTEGGDMIRDFYKLTSPLEQSVKKGKNKSADDLSFADAHRRKGSTASALNVPGGFRREYIVQKIRNEMPKMNGNNDLSSHNTTPSYGSVISSNNNESQSISGEKVPFLTRNFLEFLYVYGHFAGETFNDDFAVGEDDDAFDDDVDRPLLNRAGMEDYGFPKSPAARPSQVKTTTFKAFLLMLKSFIGTGVLFLPSAFANGGLTFSIIMLSFFGVYSYWCYYILIKSKVATGVSSFGDIGTKLYGPWMRYTILASLILTQLGFSAAYVVFTSKNLLAFFDNVFRLPNLRIEHFLVLQTIIFIPLAFIRNVSKLSLTSLLANFFTMAGLMIIVFFIFKHLVFDLNLHPAEGIVYGFNPSKWSLFIGTAIFAFEGIGLIIPVQDSMRKPEKFPMVLGLVIITATVLFISIATLGYLAYGKYIETVILLNLPQDNIFVNLVQFFYSLAILLSTPLQLFPAIGIIESKLIPKFKKTVSPTNSNEVQYYPNSGKLNWKVKWSKNFLRSIIVIFVIGLAYFGSAKLDVFVSFIGCFACIPLVYMYPPMLHLKSCSQPNFETNKTLQNKLMILLDYVLIIFGGISMLYTSYQCIMG is encoded by the coding sequence ATGGCAAATCCGGTTGACAATCGTAATGTGGGTGATAGTTCTGGGATTTTGATACCTGCTGCTGATAAAAGACGTCGACAGTCGATGATGTTGCTGTCTGAAAGCGCGAAAAGTCGAAGATCTATGGCCAGTCGGTCAAAATCTGTCGCTGTTGGCGGTTCACCCCCCTTGGGCAAAAGCACGGATTCACGGACGTTTATAGATGTTGGATCTCCTAGTTTTAAGTTACCGAATGTTGAGAAGGAAGCTGAGATTATTCATTCGTTGAAGCAGAACTACTTGAGAGACAACTTCACGAAGTCGAACTCTTTTTCGCAGCTGAGCAAGAAATCGCATTCATCGGTTACTGGAGAGAGCGATATTCCCAGTGAGACGGAAGTCAGCATTCCAGAGCATGACACAAACCTAAACACTGAAGGTGGTGATATGATACGGGACTTTTATAAGCTTACGTCGCCCCTAGAGCAAAGTGTTAAAAAGGGGAAGAATAAGTCGGCTGATGATTTGAGTTTTGCAGATGCACATAGACGCAAAGGATCTACTGCGAGCGCGTTGAATGTTCCTGGAGGGTTCAGAAGAGAGTATATTGTTCAGAAAATTCGGAATGAGATGCCTAAGATGAATGGTAATAACGACCTGTCTTCGCATAATACAACCCCGTCTTACGGATCGGTCATTTCTTCTAACAACAATGAAAGTCAGTCTATTTCGGGTGAGAAGGTGCCCTTTTTAACGAGAAACTTCTTGGAGTTTTTGTACGTGTATGGACATTTTGCGGGTGAAACTTTCAACGATGACTTTGCTGTTGGTGAGGATGACGACGCAttcgatgatgatgttgacAGGCCTTTGCTGAATAGGGCTGGGATGGAAGATTATGGGTTTCCGAAGTCACCTGCTGCTAGACCATCCCAAGTGAAGACTACTACTTTCAAAGCATTTTTACTAATGCTGAAATCTTTCATAGGTACTGGTGTACTATTCTTACCTAGTGCCTTTGCTAATGGTGGATTGACCTTTTCAATCATAATGCTATCATTTTTCGGAGTATACTCGTATTGGTGTTACTATATTCTAATTAAATCAAAAGTTGCTACTGGCGTATCGTCATTTGGTGACATTGGTACGAAACTATACGGTCCGTGGATGAGATATACAATTCTCGCATCATTGATATTGACACAGTTGGGATTCTCTGCTGCTTATGTTGTCTTCACTTCTAAGAACTTACTTGCATTTTTCGACAACGTGTTCCGCCTACCCAACTTGCGAATCGAACATTTTTTGGTACTTCAAACCATAATATTCATTCCTTTAGCCTTCATCAGAAATGTGTCTAAACTTTCTTTAACCTCATTGCTGGCCAATTTCTTCACAATGGCAGGATTAATGATCATTGTgtttttcatcttcaagcATTTGGTGTTCGATCTGAACCTACATCCAGCTGAAGGAATTGTGTATGGTTTCAACCCTTCTAAATGGTCACTATTTATTGGTACCGCTATATTCGCTTTCGAAGGCATTGGCCTTATTATCCCAGTACAGGATTCAATGAGAAAGCCAGAAAAATTCCCAATGGTGTTGGGCCTGGTAATCATTACCGCTACTGTTCTATTTATTTCGATTGCAACATTGGGGTATTTGGCTTACGGGAAATACATTGAAACCGTCATTTTATTGAACTTACCCCAAGATAATATTTTCGTCAATCTGGTTCAGTTCTTTTATTCACTTGCCATTTTGCTATCAACTCCACTTCAACTCTTTCCAGCCATTGGTATCATTGAAAGTAAATTGATACCTAAATTTAAAAAGACTGTCTCGCCAACCAATAGTAACGAAGTTCAATACTACCCTAATTCTGGGAAACTCAACTGGAAAGTGAAGTGGTCAAAAAATTTCTTGAGATCTATTATTGTCATCTTTGTCATTGGTCTTGCATATTTTGGTAGCGCAAAATTAGACGTTTTCGTCTCATTCATTGGCTGTTTTGCATGCATACCTCTCGTGTACATGTATCCTCCAATGCTTCATTTGAAAAGCTGTAGTCAACCAAATTTTGAAACGAACAAAACGCTTCAAAACAAACTGATGATCTTGCTAGACTATGTTCTTATCATATTTGGAGGCATTAGTATGCTATACACCTCCTATCAGTGTATCATGGGGTAA
- the TFB6 gene encoding TFIIH complex subunit TFB6 produces MSTVPTPNTPSADAANDHDINDISEDEILQLDLNPDLDDTDDVKMEEDNEDAANGNSLKRTFIDDQIDNAGFDDMEDFQPVVDLKSPFESYSDLQQAPQKSAENGHHTHQARRLSLSQQSKFVAYIDNELLQIQRKFVQSRGLNVSHGYNNLSEVLHDFKKLVDFIWYSIDGISNTDSLLQEDLDDSEIYKRFEGSQSTNFGQSYYLIRIADDLLDFLDKFPLTDEEENGDLEKNTENADAASSNEPNLKTAGSNESRVPGTKEDVETTTPAPLRKLFKMLSILDNIFARLIDGKVPGNFKLSGTEIVRLIGIAERTRILLPQLMEKNDIHGYHYEISRVYLETLERGT; encoded by the coding sequence ATGTCGACTGTTCCAACACCGAACACACCTTCAGCAGATGCTGCGAATGATCATGATATAAATGATATTAGTGAAGATGAGATTTTGCAACTAGACTTAAACCCGGATTTAGACGACACAGACGATGTAAAGATGGAAGAGGATAATGAAGACGCTGCAAATGGGAACTCACTTAAACGTACTTTTATCGACGACCAAATAGATAATGCAGGGTTCGATGATATGGAAGATTTCCAACCGGTTGTAGACTTGAAATCCCCTTTTGAGTCTTATTCTGACTTGCAACAGGCGCCTCAAAAATCCGCCGAAAATGGACACCATACTCATCAGGCGAGAAGGCTTTCGCTTTCACAGCAGTCCAAGTTTGTCGCATACATCGATAACGAGTTGTTACAAATCCAAAGGAAATTTGTTCAAAGTCGAGGGTTGAATGTTAGTCATGGTTATAACAACCTCTCGGAAGTGCTTCATGACTTCAAGAAACTTGTGGATTTTATCTGGTACTCTATTGATGGGATAAGCAACACAGATTCTCTATTACAAGAAGACCTAGATGACTcagaaatatataaaaggtTTGAAGGCTCGCAGTCCACAAATTTCGGCCAGTCATACTACCTTATTAGAATAGCCGATGACCTCCTTGATTTTCTAGATAAATTCCCACTTActgatgaagaggaaaatgGCGATCTCGAAAAGAACACGGAAAACGCTGATGCAGCCAGTAGCAATGAACCTAATTTAAAGACCGCCGGAAGTAACGAATCTAGAGTTCCTGGCACTAAAGAAGATGTAGAAACTACTACTCCAGCTCCTTTAAggaaacttttcaaaatgCTTTCCATTCTAGATAATATATTTGCAAGGCTCATTGATGGAAAGGTTCCTGGGAACTTTAAACTAAGTGGTACAGAGATTGTGAGGTTGATAGGGATTGCGGAGAGAACAAGGATATTATTACCACAACTAATGGAGAAAAACGATATACACGGATACCACTATGAAATTTCAAGAGTTTATCTAGAAACGTTAGAGAGAGGTACATAA
- the POL1 gene encoding DNA-directed DNA polymerase alpha catalytic subunit POL1, giving the protein MSSKNKLEQLRRLQQARKHKSSKDILDEQLEEENVYDLIDEDQYRNRKRQELLRDDFIEDDDGSGYVDRGVDEWNEQEEYYSDEDIYNGKGEKQGKKGSSKNGNKGKDTISDIIKQQNVKRKIAAPEKKQRKVALDEFDDILNEFDSEPLVKKPKLVIPKKQLDSSPSVSFKTSQPDTSPLKGKETVLSRMSSVVPSGSDGIEEDNDIASLLENVGSSPSMKKQKAYDSVEDEDDEDDEDEIHFNRRKVKSVAAQRQLNIHAKAAVPVTSSPTYVTAPNTPISSSVRPSSGVEISRTSMRQRIPTEDIVDSDTGKFKFFWTDFSEIESSLILFGKVRTKKDQFVSAMVQVSGFNRELYFLPREGKTPSDVHKEIIPLLLDKYGLESLRAKPEKKKYAFELPGIPHEAEYLKVLLPFNTPKCKSSAIPSDLQGDTFKHVFGGNTTMFENFVIQRKIMGPCWLEISDGDFDSVQGASHCNVEVTVKSPNSITPTNEKQSPALNCVSLAIQTVMNSKENKQEIVSISMAVFKNLPQDSSIPKDLKPNEVVTLVRPPQGSTFPPLLGAKSKKELPGNVRLFNNEKTLLNCFCALLKVNDPDVIIGHRLESVILDVLAHRAHELNIPQFSVFGRRMRKAWPDRFGKYNNNMTQFIIRDLFAGRLLCDISNEMGQSLTQKCQNWELNEMYQISCGIERKSLEINYLSPIYQEDESQMILALGENIENSIITAEVAFRIQILSLTKQLTNLAGNGWRQTLGGTRAGRNEYILLHEFNRNGYILPDKETKQMKQERQQKTEDLEEPVVSSKKSKYQGGLVFEPEKGLHKNYILVMDFNSLYPSIIQEFNICFTTVTRDPNNIEELPDVPSQDNPQGVLPRLLANLVQRRREVKNLMKNENDPAKRAQYDIRQQALKLTANSMYGCLGYVNSRFYAKPLAMLVTNKGREILMNTRQLAESLGLTVVYGDTDSVMISTGCDNYKDAIKIGENFKKLVNERYSLLEIDIDNVFKRLLLHAKKKYAALNVTIDKQNNEKTTLEVKGLDMKRREFCPLSKEVSTHVLNILLSDKDSETALQEIYAYMEDIRQKVENNEIRMDKYKINTKLSKDPKSYPGGKNMPAVQVALRMREAGRVVKAGSVITFVITKGNNETSQEADQASVAERARALNEVMNKKNGLHPDPVYYLGKQIFSPVERLLERIESFDIVRLSEALGLDSRKYINRGGTNGELNGNGIDNLQPLETTISDEERFGDSVSLELACPSCSAKFAFGGIVASNDYRVVYSGIQCTKCSHILTPIQVTSQLERVIRAHISLYYASWVRCDDSTCGNVTRQISVFGKRCLMDGCTGVMSYKYSDKRLYNQMLYFQSLFDLNKNKTQALKPLYHPGDKNAPEKPLSHSEIQALAEQNRSLFETAKQVVEKYLSDCGRAYVDMGSIFDFMQQ; this is encoded by the coding sequence ATGAGCTCTAAGAATAAACTTGAGCAGTTGAGAAGGCTGCAACAGGCCAGAAAGCACAAATCCAGCAAGGATATCTTGGATGAACAATTAGAAGAGGAAAACGTGTATGACCTGATCGATGAAGACCAATACAGAAACCGGAAAAGACAGGAATTGTTGAGGGATGACTTCAttgaggatgatgatggaaGTGGGTACGTTGACCGCGGTGTTGATGAATGGAACGAACAAGAGGAATATTACTCTGACGAGGATATTTACAATGGTAAAGGTGAGAAGCAAGGGAAGAAGGGCTCGAGTAAGAATGGAAACAAGGGCAAGGACACCATTTCAGATATTATAAAGCAGCAGAATGTTAAGAGAAAGATAGCTGCCCctgaaaagaaacagaggAAAGTGGCTCttgatgaatttgatgatatattgaaCGAATTTGACTCGGAGCCATTGGTGAAGAAACCTAAACTGGTGATACCTAAGAAACAACTTGACAGTAGCCCATCAGTGAGCTTCAAGACATCACAACCAGATACGTCACCACTTAAGGGGAAGGAGACAGTGTTGTCTAGGATGAGCAGTGTTGTGCCCTCTGGATCTGACGGTATTGAGGAAGACAATGATATAGCTTCGCTGCTAGAAAATGTCGGTAGTTCTCCATcaatgaaaaaacaaaaggcCTATGATAGTGTagaagacgaagatgatgaagatgacgaagatgaaatCCACTTCAATAGAAGGAAAGTGAAGAGTGTTGCGGCACAAAGACAACTGAATATACATGCAAAAGCAGCTGTTCCAGTGACCTCATCACCAACATATGTGACAGCCCCAAACACCCCAATTTCTAGTTCTGTGAGACCCTCTTCTGGGGTTGAAATTTCGAGAACCAGCATGAGGCAAAGGATTCCGACTGAAGATATAGTTGATTCAGACACAGGTaagttcaagttcttttGGACAGATTTCTCTGAAATCGAGTCTTCTTTGATTCTATTCGGTAAAGTCAGGACAAAGAAGGATCAATTTGTAAGCGCAATGGTTCAAGTAAGTGGTTTTAATAGAGAGCTATACTTTTTACCAAGAGAGGGTAAAACGCCATCGGATGTGCATAAAGAAATCATTCCTCTATTATTAGATAAATATGGTTTAGAATCCTTACGTGCTAAgccagaaaagaaaaagtaCGCTTTCGAACTTCCAGGGATTCCTCATGAAGCAGAATATCTAAAAGTTCTACTACCTTTCAACACTCCGAAATGTAAATCAAGTGCTATTCCATCTGATCTACAAGGTGACACATTCAAACATGTGTTTGGTGGTAATACAACCATGTTCGAGAATTTTGTCATTCAGCGTAAGATTATGGGGCCCTGTTGGTTAGAGATATCTGACGGTGATTTTGATTCTGTACAAGGAGCTTCTCATTGTAACGTCGAAGTGACCGTGAAATCTCCAAATTCAATAACTCCAACTAATGAAAAGCAATCTCCAGCCTTGAACTGTGTGTCGCTAGCTATTCAAACCGTTATGAActccaaagaaaataaacAAGAGATTGTTTCTATAAGTATGGCAGTCTTCAAGAATTTACCACAAGATTCTTCAATACCTAAAGATTTAAAGCCCAATGAAGTTGTCACACTTGTAAGGCCACCCCAAGGATCCACTTTCCCACCGCTACTGGGAGCAAAGTCTAAGAAAGAATTGCCCGGAAATGTACGTCTGTTTAACAATGAAAAGACATTATTAAATTGCTTCTGTGCTCTTTTGAAAGTGAATGATCCGGATGTGATAATTGGACATAGGTTGGAAAGTGTCAttcttgatgttcttgCCCATAGAGCACATGAACTAAACATTCCTCAATTTAGCGTATTTGGGAGAAGGATGCGTAAAGCTTGGCCAGATAGATTTGGAAAGtataataacaacatgACACAGTTTATCATTAGAGACCTATTCGCTGGTAGATTGCTTTGTGATATTTCAAACGAAATGGGTCAATCTTTGACTCAGAAGTGTCAGAACTGGGAACTCAATGAAATGTATCAAATATCGTGTGgcattgaaagaaagtCGCTTGAAATAAATTATTTGAGCCCAATATACCAAGAAGACGAATCGCAAATGATTCTAGCTTTAGgtgaaaatattgaaaactCTATAATAACTGCGGAAGTTGCCTTCAGAATCCagattctttctttaaccAAGCAATTGACAAACCTAGCGGGGAACGGATGGAGACAGACACTAGGTGGTACCAGAGCTGGTCGTAATGAATACATTTTGCTGCATGAATTTAATAGAAATGGCTATATTTTACCAGATAAGGAAACCAAGCAGatgaaacaagaaagacaaCAGAAAACTGAAGACTTGGAAGAACCTGTTGTATCCAGtaagaaatcaaaataccAAGGTGGTTTAGTCTTTGAGCCAGAGAAAGGTTTGCATAAGAATTATATTTTAGTTATGGATTTCAACTCTTTGTATCCTTCCATCATTCAAGAATTCAATATTTGTTTCACTACTGTTACTAGGGATCCTAATAATATTGAAGAGCTTCCGGATGTTCCTTCTCAGGATAATCCTCAGGGTGTTTTACCTCGGTTATTAGCAAACCTTGTTCAAAGGCGTAGAGAAGTTAAAaacttgatgaagaatgaaaatgaCCCTGCAAAGAGGGCGCAATATGATATTAGGCAACAGGCATTAAAGTTAACGGCAAACTCTATGTACGGTTGTTTGGGTTATGTGAATAGTAGATTTTATGCCAAACCATTGGCCATGCTTGTTACTAATAAAGGTAGAGAAATTCTTATGAACACAAGACAACTGGCGGAAAGTCTGGGCTTGACTGTGGTTTACGGTGATACAGACTCTGTGATGATCAGTACAGGGTGTGATAATTACAAAGATGCCATTAAAATTGGtgaaaacttcaagaaactGGTCAATGAAAGATACAGTTTACTCGAGATCGATATAGATAATGTCTTTAAGAGACTCTTGCTTCATGCTAAGAAAAAGTACGCAGCATTGAACGTTACGATCGACAAACAAAATAACGAGAAGACCACATTAGAGGTGAAGGGTCTTGATATGAAACGTCGTGAGTTTTGTCCATTGTCTAAGGAGGTATCTACGCATGTCCTGAACATTTTACTTTCAGACAAGGATTCTGAGACTGCTTTGCAGGAGATTTATGCGTACATGGAGGATATCAGGCAAAAGGTCGAGAACAACGAAATCAGAATGGACAAGTATAAGATAAACACAAAACTATCGAAAGATCCTAAGTCATATCCTGGTGGTAAAAACATGCCTGCTGTCCAGGTTGCCTTGCGGATGAGAGAGGCAGGTCGGGTTGTGAAGGCCGGTTCGGTTATAACTTTTGTCATCACCAAGGGAAACAATGAAACGTCACAAGAAGCTGACCAAGCAAGCGTTGCCGAAAGAGCTAGAGCATTGAACGAGGTTATGAATAAGAAGAACGGACTACACCCGGACCCTGTGTATTACCTAGGAAAGCAGATCTTCTCTCCAGTGGAGAGATTACTGGAACGTATTGAGAGTTTCGATATTGTTAGACTAAGTGAAGCTCTAGGGCTCGACAGCAGAAAGTACATAAACCGTGGTGGCACCAATGGCGAATTAAACGGCAACGGCATAGATAATCTACAGCCTTTAGAGACCACTATATCTGACGAAGAGAGGTTTGGCGATAGTGTCTCATTGGAACTGGCATGTCCAAGCTGCAGTGCCAAGTTTGCATTCGGCGGGATCGTTGCATCCAACGACTACAGGGTCGTATATTCGGGCATTCAATGTACCAAATGTAGCCATATCCTGACCCCGATCCAAGTCACATCCCAACTAGAACGAGTCATTCGCGCCCATATCTCTCTGTACTATGCCAGCTGGGTGAGATGCGACGACTCTACCTGCGGTAACGTCACAAGACAGATATCGGTTTTCGGTAAACGGTGTCTGATGGACGGTTGTACTGGTGTTATGAGCTATAAGTACTCCGACAAACGTCTGTACAACCAGATGCTTTACTTCCAGTCACTATTTGACttaaacaagaacaagactCAGGCATTGAAGCCACTCTACCATCCAGGAGACAAGAATGCCCCAGAGAAACCACTCTCTCATTCCGAGATCCAGGCTCTCGCAGAACAAAACAGATCTCTATTCGAAACCGCAAAGCAAGTGGTAGAAAAATACCTGAGTGACTGTGGACGCGCATACGTTGACATGGGAAGCATATTCGACTTCATGCAACAATAG
- the MET4 gene encoding Met4p yields MNNINSSSSNTAHHSTSNNSQGMENIWGGSPDLSMRSPSTSSNHNHLQSLVNPNPSADSNSNTNDITPSILLEQLAFVDNFMTDFNSDFGSGGVGNAFYNGASSGDMAAGSVFGGGALNDPNQHHTGLMNAETQLAMDERLAAELSVFADETFIFPDEDKADRNDGDENSNSNNNNNMFGDSNNNNNNNNKPSSEKRNLFDRKTNLLGNQYDHTRQRFSKKRSSAQNSPIADHGGFTNFDVQDHHHTSNSNNNPSNSAPGRPREPQFVPSPLTNLLAAHDLTTAMSSTSTASPAVNTAHSGYQSSTAVSSGGYESNIQMPDYSNIQTSTLVSLLPRINVPRGAYQSLYNVGFKPDQIDAIAAIIAYYERERDKFDPPVKSSNNNNSTAHSSSRKPAASSSSSSAAVRSHPIAASPPEQVQSSVTMLLDFLNEKPPAQQTVIHSPASVLTPASAPAQLPVQRRPDQTSEPAAKRMKKTDSAKKDLNTSSNKNSNGNNSVIDRYLEDSPRPRAETATGKLQGNSDSRAHKDQRGDNARPLSSTTTTTNNNNNNNNNTSSTLLNKNKQEDGKTSSIDASHIKNEPTENKSVEKESSGDDSGVNSESDSKSKSKSNSTSKSQPQPQSTSIQPRPKLPNLDLTKKLKEKEMETWVQELSELARDLKQRINTLEMENKLLKNLVVERGDVKDLKVFEKTNKEAENSEKNTSQ; encoded by the coding sequence ATGAACAATATCAATAGCTCATCCTCAAACACTGCTCACCATAGCACAAGCAACAACAGCCAGGGTATGGAAAACATTTGGGGCGGCAGCCCAGACCTATCGATGAGATCGCCTTCAACCAGCTCCAACCACAACCACCTCCAATCCTTGGTCAATCCAAATCCATCTGCTGACTCAAACTCAAACACAAACGACATCACCCCCAGCATCCTACTCGAACAGCTGGCGTTTGTGGATAACTTCATGACGGACTTCAACTCTGATTTCGGATCGGGCGGCGTCGGGAACGCGTTCTATAACGGCGCGAGCTCAGGCGATATGGCAGCAGGAAGCGTTTTTGGCGGTGGTGCTCTAAACGACCCGAACCAGCATCACACAGGGCTCATGAACGCCGAAACACAGCTGGCGATGGACGAGCGTTTGGCCGCAGAATTAAGCGTGTTTGCAGACGAAACTTTCATCTTCCCAGACGAGGACAAGGCCGATCGAAACGACGGCGATGAGAACAGTAACagtaacaataataacaacatgTTTGGAgatagtaataataataacaacaacaacaacaaacccTCTTCggaaaagagaaacttGTTCGACCGCAAAACTAACCTCCTGGGAAACCAGTACGACCACACACGGCAACGGTTCTCGAAAAAACGGTCATCGGCGCAAAACTCGCCCATCGCTGACCATGGCGGATTCACAAACTTTGACGTCCAGGACCACCATCACACCAGCAATAGCAATAATAATCCCAGCAACAGTGCACCAGGCCGTCCCAGAGAACCCCAGTTCGTTCCATCGCCTCTCACCAACTTGCTAGCTGCCCACGACCTAACAACAGCAATGTCCTCAACTTCAACCGCTTCCCCCGCCGTTAACACAGCCCACAGTGGCTACCAGTCCAGCACAGCCGTCTCATCCGGCGGTTATGAGTCCAATATACAGATGCCAGACTACTCCAATATCCAAACGTCAACATTGGTGTCCCTACTTCCGCGAATCAACGTCCCCAGAGGTGCCTACCAGTCTTTGTACAATGTCGGTTTCAAACCGGACCAGATCGACGCAATAGCTGCCATTATTGCCTACTACGAGCGCGAAAGAGACAAGTTCGACCCCCCTGTGAAGAGCTccaacaataacaattcAACTGCGCACAGCTCATCCCGGAAACCAGCTGCATCgtcttcgtcttcgtcTGCAGCAGTACGATCACACCCGATCGCTGCGTCGCCCCCTGAACAAGTACAGAGTTCGGTGACTATGCTACTAGACTTTTTGAACGAAAAACCACCCGCACAACAAACGGTCATCCACTCGCCAGCATCAGTCTTGACTCCGGCTTCAGCTCCAGCACAATTGCCGGTTCAAAGGCGGCCCGACCAAACATCTGAGCCCGCCGCAAAGCGAATGAAGAAGACTGACTCTGCCAAGAAGGATCTAAACACAAGCtccaacaaaaatagtAATGGTAATAACAGTGTGATTGATAGATATTTGGAAGACTCGCCAAGACCCCGCGCAGAGACAGCAACAGGGAAACTTCAAGGAAATTCGGACAGCAGGGCACACAAAGATCAAAGAGGAGACAATGCAAGACCGTTGTCttctactactactactactaataataataataataataataataacacgTCCTCTACTCTAttgaataaaaataagCAAGAAGACGGTAAAACTTCCTCCATTGATGCATCGCATATCAAGAACGAACCAACCGAAAATAAATCTGTAGAGAAAGAATCAAGTGGTGATGATTCTGGTGTTAATTCTGAGTCTGATTCCAAGTCCAAGTCCAAGTCCAACTCTACATCCAAATCTCAACCTCAACCTCAATCTACATCCATCCAACCTAGACCAAAACTACCAAACCTCGACCTCACTAAAAAACTTAAGGAAAAGGAGATGGAAACCTGGGTTCAAGAACTTTCAGAATTGGCTCGAGACTTGAAGCAAAGGATAAACACATTGGAGATGGAAAATAAACTTCTCAAAAACTTGGTCGTGGAGCGCGGTGACGTGAAAGACCTAAAAGTGTTTGAAAAGACAAAcaaagaagcagaaaacTCCGAAAAGAATACAAGTCAATAG